The following proteins are encoded in a genomic region of Pseudorca crassidens isolate mPseCra1 chromosome 1, mPseCra1.hap1, whole genome shotgun sequence:
- the ZFP36L1 gene encoding mRNA decay activator protein ZFP36L1 isoform X1 — MTTTLVSATIFDLSEVLCKGNKMLNYSPPGAGGCLLDRKAVGTPAGGGFPRRHSVTLPSSKFHQNQLLSSLKGEPAPALSSRDSRFRDRSFSEGGERLLPTQKQPGSGQVNSSRYKTELCRPFEENGACKYGDKCQFAHGIHELRSLTRHPKYKTELCRTFHTIGFCPYGPRCHFIHNAEERRALAGARDLSADRPRLQHSFSFAGFPSAAATAAATGLLDSPTSITPPPILSADDLLGSPTLPDGTNNPFAFSSQELASLFAPSMGLPGGGSPTTFLFRPMSESPHMFDSPPSPQDSLSDQEGYLSSSSSSHSGSDSPTLDNSRRLPIFSRLSISDD, encoded by the exons ATGACCACCACCCTCGTGTCTGCCACCATCTTCGACTTGAGCGAAGTTTTATGCAAG ggtAACAAGATGCTCAACTACAGTCCTCCCGGTGCCGGGGGCTGCCTGCTGGACAGGAAGGCGGTGGGCACCCCTGCCGGTGGGGGCTTCCCCCGAAGGCACTCGGTCACCCTGCCCAGCTCCAAGTTCCACCAGAACCAGCTCCTCAGCAGCCTCAAGGGCGAGCCAGCTCCAGCTCTGAGCTCTCGGGACAGCCGCTTCCGAGACCGCTCCTTCTCAGAAGGGGGCGAGCGGCTGCTGCCCACCCAGAAGCAGCCGGGGAGCGGCCAGGTCAACTCCAGCCGCTACAAGACGGAGCTGTGCCGTCCCTTCGAGGAGAACGGAGCCTGTAAGTACGGCGACAAGTGCCAGTTCGCGCACGGCATCCACGagctccgaagcctgacccgccaCCCCAAGTACAAGACGGAGCTGTGCCGTACCTTCCACACCATCGGCTTCTGCCCGTATGGGCCCCGCTGCCACTTCATCCACAACGCTGAGGAGCGCCGTGCCCTGGCCGGGGCCCGGGACCTCTCTGCTGACCGTCCCCGCCTCCAGCATAGCTTTAGCTTTGCTGGGTTTCCCAGTGCCGCTGCCACCGCCGCTGCCACGGGGCTGCTGGACAGCCCCACGTccatcaccccaccccccatcctgaGCGCCGATGACCTCCTGGGCTCGCCCACCCTGCCCGATGGCACCAATAACCCCTTCGCCTTCTCCAGTCAGGAGCTGGCGAGCCTCTTTGCCCCTAGCATGGGGCTGCCCGGGGGTGGCTCCCCAACCACCTTCCTCTTTCGGCCCATGTCTGAGTCCCCTCACATGTTTGACTCTCCCCCCAGCCCTCAGGATTCTCTCTCGGACCAGGAGGGCTACCTGAGCAGCTCCAGCAGCAGCCACAGTGGCTCAGACTCCCCCACTTTGGACAACTCAAGACGCCTGCCCATTTTCAGCAGACTTTCCATCTCAGATGACTAA
- the ZFP36L1 gene encoding mRNA decay activator protein ZFP36L1 isoform X2: MLNYSPPGAGGCLLDRKAVGTPAGGGFPRRHSVTLPSSKFHQNQLLSSLKGEPAPALSSRDSRFRDRSFSEGGERLLPTQKQPGSGQVNSSRYKTELCRPFEENGACKYGDKCQFAHGIHELRSLTRHPKYKTELCRTFHTIGFCPYGPRCHFIHNAEERRALAGARDLSADRPRLQHSFSFAGFPSAAATAAATGLLDSPTSITPPPILSADDLLGSPTLPDGTNNPFAFSSQELASLFAPSMGLPGGGSPTTFLFRPMSESPHMFDSPPSPQDSLSDQEGYLSSSSSSHSGSDSPTLDNSRRLPIFSRLSISDD, from the coding sequence ATGCTCAACTACAGTCCTCCCGGTGCCGGGGGCTGCCTGCTGGACAGGAAGGCGGTGGGCACCCCTGCCGGTGGGGGCTTCCCCCGAAGGCACTCGGTCACCCTGCCCAGCTCCAAGTTCCACCAGAACCAGCTCCTCAGCAGCCTCAAGGGCGAGCCAGCTCCAGCTCTGAGCTCTCGGGACAGCCGCTTCCGAGACCGCTCCTTCTCAGAAGGGGGCGAGCGGCTGCTGCCCACCCAGAAGCAGCCGGGGAGCGGCCAGGTCAACTCCAGCCGCTACAAGACGGAGCTGTGCCGTCCCTTCGAGGAGAACGGAGCCTGTAAGTACGGCGACAAGTGCCAGTTCGCGCACGGCATCCACGagctccgaagcctgacccgccaCCCCAAGTACAAGACGGAGCTGTGCCGTACCTTCCACACCATCGGCTTCTGCCCGTATGGGCCCCGCTGCCACTTCATCCACAACGCTGAGGAGCGCCGTGCCCTGGCCGGGGCCCGGGACCTCTCTGCTGACCGTCCCCGCCTCCAGCATAGCTTTAGCTTTGCTGGGTTTCCCAGTGCCGCTGCCACCGCCGCTGCCACGGGGCTGCTGGACAGCCCCACGTccatcaccccaccccccatcctgaGCGCCGATGACCTCCTGGGCTCGCCCACCCTGCCCGATGGCACCAATAACCCCTTCGCCTTCTCCAGTCAGGAGCTGGCGAGCCTCTTTGCCCCTAGCATGGGGCTGCCCGGGGGTGGCTCCCCAACCACCTTCCTCTTTCGGCCCATGTCTGAGTCCCCTCACATGTTTGACTCTCCCCCCAGCCCTCAGGATTCTCTCTCGGACCAGGAGGGCTACCTGAGCAGCTCCAGCAGCAGCCACAGTGGCTCAGACTCCCCCACTTTGGACAACTCAAGACGCCTGCCCATTTTCAGCAGACTTTCCATCTCAGATGACTAA